The DNA region GTTCGCCGAGCAGCAGCCGTTCCCAGGTGCTGGCCGGGGCGCGCAGCACGAAGGGCGCCGTGGCGCGATCCTCGGGCGTGGCCGATCGCGCCGCCCGGCAGTCGCCGTTGCGCAGGTCGAGCCAGGCACAGCGCTCGTCGGGCATGCCCAGCTCCGGCTCCGGGGTCATCACGAAGGCGATGGCCCCCTGCCAGCGAGCGCCCGCGGCGCGGAACTCCTCACTGGCGACCAGTTCGTCTCGCCAGGCGTCAATCCAAGGCTGGGTGAAAGCGTGCGGATTCACGCGGTCCGCCTCTCGCCCTTGGCGATGTCCTCAATGAACCGTAGGTGGTGCCGCTGATGGATGAACAGAAAGCGCACCCACTGGCGCCCGGTGAAGTCACCCAGTACCGGATGCCGAACGCGGTGGTCGCTGGCTTCGATCTCACCTAACTTCCTCGCCAAAGCCGGCAGCCTTCGGCGCACTTCTTCGATCAGCTCCCGGGCGCGCTCAGGGCTCGAGTCTCTCGGCTTCCATTCCGGTCGAGCTCTGCCGCGGCCGCGGGGAATGCGGCCGGTCCACAGCACCAGATGGCCCCAAAAGTTGGGCGAACCGGAGGTGGCGCCGGGGGGCTGACCGCCGTCCGCCGCAAAGGCTCTGAACAGATCGAGGGTGAGGGTGCTGGTGATGCCCAGGTGCTCCAGATGCTGGGCGACATCCCA from Acidobacteriota bacterium includes:
- a CDS encoding SCP2 sterol-binding domain-containing protein, yielding MNPHAFTQPWIDAWRDELVASEEFRAAGARWQGAIAFVMTPEPELGMPDERCAWLDLRNGDCRAARSATPEDRATAPFVLRAPASTWERLLLGELEPIWALMGGKLQLDRGTITRLVPHARMARQLVRASRRANERFEPRVDDDLGEEG
- a CDS encoding DinB family protein, which encodes MSRSASPSILRCYRRIVAQNDRMIAILDGAGPSLDARREELSAWDVAQHLEHLGITSTLTLDLFRAFAADGGQPPGATSGSPNFWGHLVLWTGRIPRGRGRARPEWKPRDSSPERARELIEEVRRRLPALARKLGEIEASDHRVRHPVLGDFTGRQWVRFLFIHQRHHLRFIEDIAKGERRTA